The Bradyrhizobium barranii subsp. barranii genome segment CGCTGATGGTCGGCTTCGCGCAGGTCGAGGCCGCCGGCGAATGCGTGGCGCGCATCATCGGCGCCGGCATCATCCCGGGCGGCATGGAGATGATGGACAAGCCGGCGATCCACGCCGCGGAGGCCTTCGTTCATGCCGGCTATCCGCTCGACGTCGAAGCGCTGCTCATCATCGAGCTCGACGGTCCCAAGATCGAGGTCGACGAGCTGATCACGCGCGTCGAGACCATTGCGAATGCTTGCGGCTCGACGACCTGCCAGATCTCGACCTCGGAGGCCGAGCGCAATTTGTTCTGGGCCGGCCGCAAAGCGGCGTTTCCGGCCGTGGGCCGCATCTCGCCCGATTATCTCTGCATGGACGGCACGATCCCGCGCGGCGCGCTGCCGAAGGCGCTCGCCCGCATCCGGGAGCTCTCGGAGAAGTACCAGCTCGGCTGCGCCAACGTGTTCCACGCCGGCGACGGCAATCTGCATCCGCTGATCCTCTACGATGCCAACAAGCCCGGCGAGATCGAGCGCGCCGAGGCCTTCGGCGCCGACATCCTGCGCGCCTGCGTCGAGTTCGGCGGGGTGCTCACCGGCGAGCACGGCGTCGGCATCGAGAAGCGCGACCTGATGCCGGAGATGTTCACCGAGATCGACCTCAACCAGCAGCAGCGCCTGAAATGCGCTTTTGACGCGCAGGGCCTGCTCAACCCCGGAAAGGTGTTTCCGACCCTGCACCGCTGCGCCGAGCTCGGCCGCATGCATGTGCATGCCGGGAAGGTGGCATTCCCGGATATTCCGCGG includes the following:
- a CDS encoding FAD-linked oxidase C-terminal domain-containing protein, whose product is MAIMMPASDQTVLARRAEIVAALRAIVPGEGVIDSASEMRAYESDGLTAYRQPPMVVVLPDTTEQVSLVLKYCAGQGIKVVPRGSGTSLSGGALPLEDGVLLGLGKFKRIREIDFDNRVVVTEPGVTNLAISQAVAHAGFYYAPDPSSQIACSIGGNVAENSGGVHCLKYGMTTNNVLGCEIVLMSGEILRIGGKSAENTGYDLMGVITGSEGLLGVITEITVRILQKPETARALMVGFAQVEAAGECVARIIGAGIIPGGMEMMDKPAIHAAEAFVHAGYPLDVEALLIIELDGPKIEVDELITRVETIANACGSTTCQISTSEAERNLFWAGRKAAFPAVGRISPDYLCMDGTIPRGALPKALARIRELSEKYQLGCANVFHAGDGNLHPLILYDANKPGEIERAEAFGADILRACVEFGGVLTGEHGVGIEKRDLMPEMFTEIDLNQQQRLKCAFDAQGLLNPGKVFPTLHRCAELGRMHVHAGKVAFPDIPRF